AAAATTCCATTTTCGCGTCATTTCGACCAGGTGCTGGAAACATTCCTAAAAGAGACTACCTCATGGTGACATGATGGCATCACGCAGTTGCTGCAGATTGGTCAGCTCATCTTAAAGGTCCTCCTACAAAGATAGTTAGCTTTTTAGTCTGTAGAGGCCATTGGAGAAGACCTATCAGCAGGATGTTGTCCTGTTGGAAGTAGCGAATCAGAGGATTGGTTAGACTGTGGCCATGAAGGGATGCACATGTTGGCAAATCACAGGAGAACAGCACCAACAATCATTCCACAGTCACCTGGATTAAGTTTCTTCCCCATTGTGATGTTTGGTCTGAACCTCCAAACATTTTGAACATGTCCACATGCTTTTAAGCATAGAGTTGCTGTCATGTGAAAGTCTGAACGGACATTTGTATTAAAAAGCAGTTAAATCTTAGAATCTGGCCATTGAATGTAGTCATTTTTGTAGCTAGGGCGCTCATTCCTATTGCTTATTCGTTTTTACCAACTTAATTTTTGAGACTTGGGAATGCAGCTGTAAAATAAGACAGATTGAACAAACATCCTTGGTTTAACTGGGATCACATCCTTTAAAATGGAACCAAAGATGGAAAAAGAGATTACAATTACTTAAGTTTGAATATCAACAGCTTCAGAAGCCAAAATGACCACTTTGTTGTAAAGGATGTTTCAAAGAGGGCAGCTGTGGTGCTCTTGAGGGATATTCAGATGTTTACTGCTGAAATATGGTATTCAGAGATAactttgtaatgtctgtgaCATTGTAGAGCATTTTGTAAAAGCACAGACCTATAGTGACAATTAGTCAGTACTTAATTGTAAATAATCTCCCGTTCTTTTCAAAGCCATAGCACGGAAGCTTATTTTTAGCACTTGAGGTTATCGGTAATAAACATGACAGGATGATGCGCCTaagtaaacattttgaatccGGCCAACATGTTCcgtcttctttctttctgtccatTCTCCCCTACAAAGTGCCTTGTCAAACTTCTACTCTGCCCCTTCATTTGTCCCTGGCTTTTTATTGTTGATAAAACAGTTCCTTGCTAGTTTATCACCTATTAAAAGTAGGATTTGAAAGGATTTATATCAGATAAGACCAACTAGAGCTGGTCTGAAAAATTACAACCTTTGACTTTGATTTATAGCATCATCTCATATTTTCCAGCACCCTTGCATGTTGCATCTTTGGCTGGCCATTGTAGTACAAAGCATCAGCAGGGGAGGGACCAACACATTTTCCAAAGCATTTGAAGTAGCAATTGGCTTCAACTTTCTTCATGTCTGGCAGTGCTGTTGATAGATTTTCCCTCAGTTATTTAGCCAATGTGCCGGCAACACTTGAGTCAATACATGTCATGTGACAGAAAAGAAATATTGagaaaaaattttttttttgcagtgctTTCAAGATTATGACCATTTTGTCCGATTACTGCATTGTGGAGAAATGAATACTTTCATTACCTGATGACCAGATGTTTTGTTATGCAGCGACAAGACTTGAATGTCAGTGCCATCTCCTCAAAAGAAATAaagtctgactgactgacatgtcctgtttctattgtttttattattttgtatctgtcTACGCTTGGTCTctaattgtttttgaaaatggtGATTGAATTGGTCTGATATGGAAAGTTTTAGGCCCTACAGGTAAActtaattctttaaaaaaatatataaatgcatctTAATTTATGATTTGAAAAACGATgttaatggggaaaaaaacatggataaTTTCCTCATCGATTCagacattttttgtgtgtgtgatcactaATTGAAAAGTAGTCTTTCCATGCATTTTGCAGAACTTGCCACAGTTTGTGGATTTAGTGTCTTCTGTCCCTCCACATAATCCCAGACTGACACCATACCATCTGTCTCAGGGCTCCTAAGCACAAGGGATTGTTGGTGAGATCATCGATGCTGCAAAGTGAATTCTGCCTCCCAGATGGATATGAATCCAAACCTAAAAAGAGATTTAAACTTCTGCATGACTCTGTCtggaagaagcagagaaactAGAGCACCAGTCGGTATAAAATCCCTATCTGCTCTTAATCACATCTCAAGTTTGAGGTCGGgcaatgttttttataaaattctTATCCAGCTAACTTCATGTTACTGCTTCCTGAGACTCGGTCttgttttaaactaaaaatCTTAACATTCTTATATATCATACAGCTGGTGTGTCATTGGCCATTGTGAAGCACAATTCTTTAAATTACAATGTAGGACAAGAGTTTGAATATCTGTTGGATGTTTGAAGGTCCTTTGCACAATCTAGGTTACCAGTAGAAGGTTGCAGGTGTTATCCGCCACCAGTGGATGTTGGGGACATAACTTCAGCTGTGCACCTCAGCATCAAGTGTTCTGGCCTTGTAATTAATGATACAGGCCAAACTTGAGGGTACGTGGAGGCTGAAGGTATATCTGACTGGTTACTGACTTGTATGGTGGTACTATGAAATTTAAAGTAAACACTGTCCcgttttagaacataggacaagatggaaaacatcccttgtatgttctaccgcactaattaatgcctaccaccagttgatgtaAGCcgatgttaaaaagaaaaattgaatTGAGGATTTTAAAAACCTACTTTTATCGGAGAGCCTTTCCTGATCCGACCTgaattttaatggttttattgaaTTGTATTCTTTTAAACGTATTTGAAAGAATTTGATGTATTTTAGAGTTCCCTCAAATGAATAttgtcttttaatatttgtgattcCTCAATTATTGGTTGTGTTCATGGTTTTATGACCTGTCTGTTGGAGTTTGCCGCCCTTGCAAAGTACCTcgtgtttttataaataaatagattaaatttgctctgtaaataaagttattgttattaccCTTGGAATGTCATTCAGTTGGAGGTTGAATGAAAACCAACGCTGAGCGAATGAGACGCGTCGTACGTCACCTTGGGGGGAGGGGGCGTGCCCAACTGCGTTTTCTCAGCCAATAGCAGCTGGAGCGGTGTGTGGATTCGCCAATCAATGCGCGAGGCACGGGAAATGGGCGGGAACTAGTCAATTACCGTCACGGACGTTGCCGTGAACTTTACCGGTGTTGAACTCCCCGCTGGACCGCAGACCGTTAGCGTGAGTAGCCAAACCACCGAACCGCGCCGGTACCGTTATGAGACCAGGGTCGTTGGTGGTGCCAGTTCTTCTTCCGAACCACCGCGTCCTGCACATTTAGAAGAACAGCTCCGGTGGTCGCCTCCACATGGCTACCGagccagctagctagctagccaaCCAACCGTGCTAGCCTGCATTAGCCTGCACAGGATAAATGTGGCCACCGGGTAGTTTTGCCGGTTGACGGCTTATCCCCAAACGTGGTGTATGCCGCAAACTGGAGGCTGCAGGCGGATTTGTATTTGTAGCTTCCACGATGTTGTGTAATCCAACATCATTCTGTGTGTTGACAGTCTGTAGTTATTTGGGCCTCAGCTACAACCAGTCTTATGTACTGGAGGGCAGAGCTCTCTCGTTAGCTTAGCCAGGTTAGTGATAGCTGCAGAGTCAAGAGTGTCCAGCTGCATTGAGTGTGTGAGCACTTTGTAATTTCATGTTTGTTCAAACTCACTGTACTTAAGTTGTGTTATGTGTAGTTGATTATCTTTTGCTCACGGggattattttaataattagtTCCCCCGAGCGGTGTTTCCACTACACTGATCCTGATCAAGAAAAACATGGTTCTGGGTCGTGTGATGAGAATGGCAGGTCACAGTTTAGAGCCTCGGTTGTTCTTACATGAATGAGAGTTTATTTCTAACACAGATCTGTCTACAGGATACAAATCTTATCATACAGTAGCTCCCATGCAGGCAGCCATAGCAAAAGCTTTAAGTGTAACATAAGTATCTCAGTATTAGGGGACACATGACGAGCTCAGGTCACTACAATTCACGTCAGGTTCGTCGTTATCCTGCTGTGAGCGGAGAGGCTTGCTTAAAGTTCTTAAAGCAACTTCTAACACCAAACATAAAAATGATCTAAAGCATTCCAGCTGAGGTTATATGAGCTGTCATAGACAATGTTTTAGTCCGACATGATTAAAGATGCATTAATTACAATTTCCCTGACAGATATGATCAgtgaattaaatatattattcatcccctctctctctctctggttcagTCTGTTATAGCATCAGAGTATGGGCAGTGTGTTGGCTGCCGCCTCCCCCAGTCCAGCTccagttgcagcagcagctggagctggtCAGGGGGTCCCTGGATTGGTGTCGGTCCCCCCAGGGTTTTCCATGCCCTCAATGTCTTCCGTCCCTCCAACATCTGGATCTGGCCAGCAGACATCGGATGCAGATTCCCCACTCCCAAACCCGGGCACATATGAGGAGTGCCACCGCAAATGTAAAGGTTAGAAAATCAGCTTATGAATTGTAACGAGTGCATCAAGTAATGTGTGACCGATGTATTTTTTTCGTCACATTTGTTCCGCTTTTAGGTAAAGACCATGGTGTTGTTATAACGGTGTCATTATTGTCATGTTCACGCGGGTCTGATATCTGATTGTCcttgttgttcttctgttttAGAGGTATACCCCCTGCAGATGGAAGGGGTGCGGTTATTGGTCAACAAGGGCCTGAGTAACCACTTCCAGGTCAGCCACACTATTACCCTCAGTACCCAGGGTGATTCTGGTTATCGATTTGGTTCCACCTACGTAGGCAGTAAACAGATGGGACCAGCAGAGGTAATCATTATTTCCCTCATTACACCCCAACAAACCACTTGCTAAATGTTGTCATTCGGAAATTTTGGTTTTCAATCTTCCTGGTCAAGTTTTCAGTATTTTGTCTAATGTTGTCTAAAGTTTTATGTTGCTCATTCGCTCCACAAATTAGAAACAAATCATTCTATACTTAACATTTTAAGCCCTTTTTGCTTAGTTAGTTATTCAAGATTATTTCTAGACCTGATATGTCTTCATCTGGGTTCACAACGTTAAAACTTAACAATATATACAGTGCTATTCAGAAAGCTCAACAGACTAAGGCTCTAAACTCTTTCAAGGTTTCAAATGGCTTCCACATCACTATAAAGCTCACAATGGTGTATTTTCTTCCCTCTAGTCGTTCCCTGTAATGGTCGGTGACATGGACAATACTGGCAGTCTTAATGCCCAGGTCATCCACCAGCTCACAAGTGCTGTACGCTCCAAAATAGCCATCCAGGTATGTAGACTTGTAGAGGTAACCGCATTACAGATGTGGTCTATTTTCAGCATGCTACGTTTCCTAACATTGTCATATTGGTCTCTGaagttttttccttttcatttgttGTAGACTCAGCAGCAGAAGTTTGTGAATTGGCAATGTGACCTGGAGTATCGTGGTGAACACTTCACTTCTGCTGTGACGCTTGGAAATCCAGACATACTTGTTGGATCTGGTATGatcgtttttttaaaacagtagTGGAGGTTTTGTGTCATATGTCACTAATTCATAATAGAAACTAATAGATGGCTTTGTTAAGAGAGAGGACAGTTGTGCATTTTATcttctgtgtgcatgcatgtgcgtgtttgtgtgtgtgtgctcaaaATGTATGTCAGATAACATGAAAccttaaaatgtttgtttaatgcAGTTAGAGAGCTGAGATAATGAGTTGATTAGTGAtgtaattgttattatttagtggttaaatacaaaaataaacacattcaaacacagctCATATGCAAAATTGCTACTTAATGATGTATTAGAAAAAGTGTAAGAGAGGAAGAACTCTCTCAatactgaaaatatttttgaaaaaacgAATATattatgtgtaaatataatgtaagcTCCTTTTTCTTTCAGGCATTTTGGTGGCACACTATCTCCAGTCTATCACACCAGCACTGGCTCTGGGTGGTGAGCTTGTGTACCACAGACGGCCAGGGGAAGAGGGGACTGTCACATCCCTATTGGGCAGATACACAGGTAAAATCTACCCTTAAATTATTTAACCAAGCACTGTAAGACTGCTTGATGCTCAAATACATCTTTTGCTGTCTTTATTTCTTggtgttttaattaaatgtttaccCTCTTTTTTCCAAAATACTCACTGTTGCAAGTTTTCTGTAAGATCTGGAGTTGGATAAGTAAAATGGGGCCTAATTCCATCTGGTTGTTTTGTTATCTGTGTGATAGATGTTCAGGTCTTTTTTTCCATCCTCAGGTGACAACTTCATTGCTACTTTGACTCTGGGAGGTGCAGGTGCTCATGCTACATACTATCACAAAGCCAATGATCAGGTACCTAATATCAGGCAAAGTGTGGGTggttgtatttctgtgtcatgGTTTGTCTAAGCCTTATATTGGCTAAATTTGaatagaatatatttttttgcactAAACAAAGCATGTGCATTTTATTCCACTTGTCTTAACTGGCATCTCCTTAAGACAAGGACGGGATAAATAATTATATGGACCAAGGATACTTTCAATGTCGACAGGAGTATCGTAAAGTCTTGAAAAAAGTGAACTTAGCTTTTAACTTCTGCTTCCCAATACAGCTGCAGATAGGAGTTGAATTTGAAGCCAGCACAAGGATGCAAGACACCACAACATCCTTCGGCTATCAGCTGGACGTTCCCAAAGCTAACTTCCTCTTTAAAGGTAGATACAGTATATCTACCTTTTAATAGTCATATAAGTGACTCTGAACCTCTTagatttttacacttttccatttatttccacAGGTACAGTTGACAGTAATTGGGTGGTAGGGGCAACCCTTGAAAAGAAACTGGTGCCACTGCCTCTCACCCTGGCCCTAGGGGCTTTCCTTAACCATCGCAAGAACAAGTTTCAGTGTGGTTTTGGTGTCACCATTGGCTAGAGGTGCAGGGTCTGTCTGATGCATCCCGCGGGCCACAGCTTGGACcggcacagagacacacaggaacCTGCACTAAGTTTTAGAAATTGGATTCAGAGACTCTCTTACAACTGATTTCTtgggcagacagagagacaaagaccaAGGAGCCAGGACTGACCAAGCCATGCCTACATACTGTAGCACAAATGTCTTTCCTTTATGGTGTATTGGATGTACCCAGAGGCTATAGAGATGTACAT
Above is a genomic segment from Hippoglossus stenolepis isolate QCI-W04-F060 chromosome 8, HSTE1.2, whole genome shotgun sequence containing:
- the tomm40 gene encoding mitochondrial import receptor subunit TOM40 homolog; amino-acid sequence: MGSVLAAASPSPAPVAAAAGAGQGVPGLVSVPPGFSMPSMSSVPPTSGSGQQTSDADSPLPNPGTYEECHRKCKEVYPLQMEGVRLLVNKGLSNHFQVSHTITLSTQGDSGYRFGSTYVGSKQMGPAESFPVMVGDMDNTGSLNAQVIHQLTSAVRSKIAIQTQQQKFVNWQCDLEYRGEHFTSAVTLGNPDILVGSGILVAHYLQSITPALALGGELVYHRRPGEEGTVTSLLGRYTGDNFIATLTLGGAGAHATYYHKANDQLQIGVEFEASTRMQDTTTSFGYQLDVPKANFLFKGTVDSNWVVGATLEKKLVPLPLTLALGAFLNHRKNKFQCGFGVTIG